The following are from one region of the Bacteroidetes bacterium GWF2_43_63 genome:
- a CDS encoding general stress protein CsbD, producing MNTTELKGNWNEIKGKLKMKFATLTDNDLLFEKGKKDEMLGRLQIKLGKSSEELKKIIEGL from the coding sequence ATGAACACTACAGAATTAAAAGGCAACTGGAATGAAATTAAAGGAAAATTAAAAATGAAATTTGCCACATTAACAGACAATGACCTTTTGTTTGAAAAAGGCAAAAAAGATGAGATGCTTGGACGTCTGCAGATTAAGCTGGGAAAGTCTAGCGAAGAATTGAAAAAAATTATTGAGGGTCTCTGA
- a CDS encoding cupin, which produces MNIDNSEIEKSKAHITVEIIEYIPNSVVIKTILKKSTGNISVMSFDSGEGLTEKISPFDTFVQIIEGKAVIVINGVSNSMKTGDSIVIPAHESNLIQPNGRFKMIQTVIKSSYE; this is translated from the coding sequence ATGAATATAGATAACAGTGAAATTGAAAAATCGAAAGCGCATATAACCGTTGAAATCATCGAGTATATTCCAAATTCGGTGGTAATCAAAACCATTCTTAAAAAATCGACCGGCAACATCAGCGTGATGTCTTTTGACAGCGGTGAAGGCCTGACCGAAAAAATATCCCCATTCGACACATTTGTACAAATCATCGAAGGTAAGGCTGTGATTGTGATCAACGGAGTTTCGAATTCGATGAAAACCGGTGACTCCATTGTCATTCCCGCGCACGAATCAAATTTGATACAACCGAACGGACGCTTTAAAATGATTCAAACAGTGATTAAAAGTTCCTACGAATAA
- a CDS encoding AraC family transcriptional regulator has protein sequence MVVKYAFEKMGIGYNWVKVGEAEVIDELTEEQRTELNKRLNKSGLGLLEDRKAILVEKIKNVIIELVHYTEDQIKVNLSDLLTEKLNYDYTYLANLFMEVKGTTIEHFFIFHRIERAKEFLVYDQLTLTEISYRLHYSSVAHLSGQFKKVTGLTPSQFKKLKTIRRATIENM, from the coding sequence ATGGTAGTGAAGTATGCATTTGAAAAGATGGGAATAGGCTATAATTGGGTGAAAGTCGGCGAAGCTGAAGTAATTGATGAATTGACAGAAGAGCAAAGAACAGAGTTGAATAAACGGCTCAATAAATCAGGTCTCGGGCTGCTCGAAGACAGGAAAGCCATTCTGGTTGAGAAAATTAAAAATGTGATTATTGAACTGGTGCATTACACCGAAGATCAGATTAAAGTGAATCTGTCCGACTTGCTTACTGAAAAGCTGAATTACGATTACACTTATTTAGCCAATCTTTTTATGGAAGTGAAGGGTACAACCATTGAGCATTTTTTTATTTTTCACAGGATTGAACGCGCGAAAGAATTTCTGGTATATGATCAGCTTACGCTGACCGAAATATCTTACAGACTCCATTATAGTAGCGTTGCACACTTATCTGGTCAGTTTAAAAAAGTTACCGGACTGACTCCTTCGCAATTTAAAAAACTAAAAACAATTCGTCGCGCCACCATCGAAAATATGTGA
- a CDS encoding histidine kinase: MKTKIKIFLVDDEAVFLKLLEIQFLESGDFDIETFATGELCLKSLSNKPDVIILDYQLDGISKNAMNGLETLDKILAFDSNIPVIMLSAQDKIDVAIECMHHKAFDYVVKSETAFFRLQKIISTIFENRKREKELNWYMDRM; the protein is encoded by the coding sequence ATGAAAACCAAAATAAAAATATTTCTGGTTGATGATGAAGCTGTTTTTTTGAAACTACTGGAAATTCAGTTTCTCGAGAGTGGGGACTTCGATATAGAGACCTTTGCAACTGGGGAACTTTGTCTTAAGTCGTTATCCAATAAGCCCGATGTGATTATTTTGGATTATCAGCTTGATGGAATTAGTAAAAACGCCATGAATGGCCTTGAAACACTGGATAAAATTCTCGCATTTGATTCTAATATTCCGGTAATCATGCTATCGGCACAGGATAAAATTGATGTAGCTATTGAGTGTATGCATCACAAAGCTTTTGATTATGTTGTGAAAAGTGAAACAGCTTTTTTTCGCCTGCAAAAAATCATCAGCACTATTTTCGAAAACAGGAAACGTGAAAAAGAACTCAACTGGTATATGGACCGGATGTAA
- a CDS encoding AraC family transcriptional regulator → MKLFVKYMVSIRCKMVVKAALKKLGLHFIIVDLGEIEIMEELSEEKREELKAELKKSGLELMDDKKAILIEKINNIIIEMIHYSEELPKVNYSDYISEKMNYDYTYLSNIYSEVKGITIQQFIILHKVERAKELLIYDELNLTEISYKLNYSSVAHLSNQFKKVTGLTPSHFKKMKNKRRQPIEEVGS, encoded by the coding sequence TTGAAACTGTTTGTTAAATACATGGTCAGCATACGCTGCAAGATGGTTGTGAAAGCAGCGTTGAAGAAGCTCGGTCTGCATTTTATAATTGTAGATCTGGGTGAGATTGAAATAATGGAAGAACTGTCGGAAGAAAAAAGAGAGGAGCTAAAAGCTGAATTAAAGAAATCCGGACTTGAGTTGATGGATGACAAAAAGGCTATTCTGATTGAAAAAATAAACAATATAATTATTGAGATGATTCATTATTCAGAAGAGTTGCCAAAAGTGAATTATTCAGATTATATAAGCGAAAAGATGAATTATGATTACACGTATCTTTCGAATATTTATTCTGAAGTGAAAGGGATCACCATTCAGCAATTCATTATTCTGCATAAGGTGGAGCGAGCCAAGGAACTGCTGATTTATGATGAATTGAATCTTACTGAAATATCGTACAAGTTAAATTACAGCAGCGTGGCTCATTTGTCGAACCAGTTTAAAAAAGTGACCGGACTCACGCCCTCGCATTTTAAGAAAATGAAGAATAAACGAAGACAACCGATTGAAGAAGTTGGGAGCTAA